The sequence CACTACGGCCTCGGGCTGCTGCCCTGGTCGCCGTTGCAGAGCGGGCTGCTGGGCGGCGTGCTGCGCAAGGAACGCGAGGGCCTGCGCCGACTGGAAGGCCGGGCCGCGCAGACTCTGAACACCAAGCGCGCCCAGATCGAGGCCTACGAGGACTTCGCCGCCGAGCTCGGCCAGGAGCCCGGCGACGTCGCGCTCGCCTGGCTGCTCCACCAGCCCGCCGTGACCGCCCCGATCGTCGGCCCGCGCACCCGCCAGCAACTCGACGACGCCGTGCGGGCGCTCGACGTGCGCCTCGACGAGAAGGCGCTGGCCAGACTGGACGAGATCTTCCCGGGCTACCGGACCGCGCCCGAGCACTTCGCCTGGTAGCGGCACCGGACCGGCCCGGCCGCACCGGTCGGCACGCATCGACGGCTACGCCACGCTCCGACCGTTGACTACCTAACGCAGCTAAATAACCACTCTACGTATAGAGTCGCAGGCGTTCGTCCGCGCCAGCCCAGGGGTCGCGGACGAACGTCCTGAGGCTCTGGACGAAGGGATGGCCAGCGCGCGTGGAAGCCGCCGGTACGCCGACCCCACCAATCCCGAACCGCCGGCCGCGGTCACGACGACGCGCGGCCCGCTGGACCGGCCTGGCCACGCTGGCCGCCGCACTGCTGATCGAGACGGTCGTCACCCCGAACGCCGACCTCGCCGCCGCGGCGGGACCGGGCGCGGCACAGAGCCCGCCGCCGGCAACCGGCAACCCGTCCGGGCAGCCCTGGCTGTCCGGCGTGAACGGCGACCCGCAGATGACCCCGGCCGCCGTCAACCAGTTCTGCTTTCTGCGCGGCGACCCCTGCGACCTGGCCCAGGTCTACGTCTCGCGCAAGACCTGGGCGTCGGTCGTCGAGCCGTCCTATGCCGAGACCAACTTCGCCGGCTGGCCGGGCAAGCTGGTCATCACCGTTCCGCCGTTTCCGGAGGACGGGACCTCCAACCTGCAGACCTGCGCCACCGGGGCGTACAACAGCCACTGGCAGGAGTTCGGGCGCACGCTGAACGCCACCGGCCGCCAGAGGTCGATCATCCGGCTGGCCTGGGAGGGCAACGGCCGCTGGTACCCGTGGTCGGGCTCGGACCCGGCGGCGTACGTCGGCTGCTTCCGCCAGGTCGTCAACGCGATCCGCTCCACCGTCAGCGCGCCGCCGCGGTTCGACTGGTCGATCAACGCGCACATCTCGCAGAACCCGCCGAGCCACATCCCGACCGACCTCTACCCCGGCGACCCGTGGGTCGACGTCGTGTCGATCGACGCGTTCGACCACTACCCGGCGTCGCCCACGCTCGCCCAGTTCAACGACCAGGCGCAGGCCATGGGCGGCATCACCTGGCTGTACAACTTCGCCCGCGCGCACGGCAAGCTGTTCGGCATTCCCGAGTGGGGCGTCGCGTCCGGGTCGGGCGACGAGGGCGGCGGCGACAACCCCAACTACATCCAGTTCATGCACGACTGGATGGTGGCCCGGGCCGGGCAGGGCCTCTACTACGAGACCTACTACAACGCCTGCGACACACCCAGCGTCGGCTCGAACCTCGACCGGCCGCTCGGAGCCCGCTGCGCCTACGCGAATCCGGCTTCGGCGGTCCGTTACAGCCAGCTCTGGCGCGCGCACTCCTGATCTCGATACCCGGCGTTCGCCCGGGCGGGCGGACCGGGCGCGACCTGCGTCTGCGAGGCTGACGACCAGAGCCGGACGGCTCCGCCCTTGTCCGGAGCCCGGCCCCCCGCCAGCAGCGGGACGCGGACCGCCAGGAGGATCGATGCGCACGGTTGACGTCGAGTACACGTACGACGATCTGCAGCTGATCGGCGAGCTGTCGGTCGACGACGAGCGGCCCGGCCGGCGCCCGGCCGTGCTGGTCTGCCACGAGGGCGACGGGATGAGCGAGCACTCCCGGAACAAGGCCAGGCGGCTGGCCGAGCTGGGCTACGTGGCCTTCGCGCTGGACTACCACGGCGGCGGGCGCAAGCTGGCCGGTGACGAGGCCGGCAAGGCCTTCGCCAGGCTGTCCGCCGATCCCGACCGGGTGCGGGCCCTCGGCCAGGCCGGCCTGGACATCCTGCTCGCCCACGAGCTGACCGACCCGGCCCGGGTCGCGGCGATCGGCTTCTGCTTCGGCGGCACGATGGCGCTGGAGCTGGCCCGGGGCGGGGCCGACCTCAAGGCCGTCGTCGGCTTCCACTCCGGGCTCTCGACGAGCCGGCCGCAGGACGCCGCGAACATCACCGGCCGGATCCTCGTCTGCATCGGGACCGAGGACCCGATCATCCCGCCCGAGCAGCGCCTCGCGTTCGAGCAGGAGATGCGCGACGGCGGGGTCGACTGGCGGATGAACCTCTACGGCGGCGCCGCGCACAGCTTCACCAACCCGGCCGCCGACGGCTCCAGGATGCCGGCGATCAGGTACGACCAGCGGGCCGACGAACGCTCCTGGCGGGCCATGACCGACCTGTTCGACGAGGTGTTCTAGCCGGCCAAGCCGGCCCGGCCGGTCAGTGCTGGGTGAGCTTGACCAGGCCGAGGTAGAAGTCGTCGATGGACTGGACGGCGCCGAGGAACGCGTCGAGGTCGCTGGGCTTGCACACGTAGGCGTTGGCGTGCAGGTCGTAGCTGGACGCGACGTCGTCGGGCGCGTCGGAGGTGGTCAGCACGACCACGGGAATGGACCGCAGGGCCGCGTCCGTCTTGATCGCGGCAAGCGTCTCGCGCCCGTCCATGCGGGGCATGTTCAGGTCGAGGATGATCAGGTCGGGGCGGCGGCGGGCGGGGTCGCGCAGGTAGTCCAGGGCGGCGACGCCGTCCTGGACCGTGTGCAGGCTCGGGCCGATCCCGCGGGCGAGGAACGCCTCGGAGACGAGCATCGCGTCACCGGGGTCGTCGTCGGCGAGCAGGACGTCGTAGGGCCGGACCGACTCGGTGGCGTTCATCGACAGGGTGTCTCCATCAGATACTGCGTCCGCCCAGCGTGCCGAACGCGGCCCAATGGTCTCATAACCAGCGGTTTTCGCTTCCGGCGGCGGGTTCGTGGCCGCGCGGTCCTGGTCCTGCCGCTCCCCCTTGCCCGCGTGGTCGCCGAGCCCGTGGAGCGCGCCGCCGCCCGCGCGTCCGCGGCGACGGGCTCGGCGTTCAGCCCGTACCTCGAG is a genomic window of Pseudofrankia inefficax containing:
- a CDS encoding glycoside hydrolase family 26 protein, which translates into the protein MEAAGTPTPPIPNRRPRSRRRAARWTGLATLAAALLIETVVTPNADLAAAAGPGAAQSPPPATGNPSGQPWLSGVNGDPQMTPAAVNQFCFLRGDPCDLAQVYVSRKTWASVVEPSYAETNFAGWPGKLVITVPPFPEDGTSNLQTCATGAYNSHWQEFGRTLNATGRQRSIIRLAWEGNGRWYPWSGSDPAAYVGCFRQVVNAIRSTVSAPPRFDWSINAHISQNPPSHIPTDLYPGDPWVDVVSIDAFDHYPASPTLAQFNDQAQAMGGITWLYNFARAHGKLFGIPEWGVASGSGDEGGGDNPNYIQFMHDWMVARAGQGLYYETYYNACDTPSVGSNLDRPLGARCAYANPASAVRYSQLWRAHS
- a CDS encoding dienelactone hydrolase family protein, yielding MRTVDVEYTYDDLQLIGELSVDDERPGRRPAVLVCHEGDGMSEHSRNKARRLAELGYVAFALDYHGGGRKLAGDEAGKAFARLSADPDRVRALGQAGLDILLAHELTDPARVAAIGFCFGGTMALELARGGADLKAVVGFHSGLSTSRPQDAANITGRILVCIGTEDPIIPPEQRLAFEQEMRDGGVDWRMNLYGGAAHSFTNPAADGSRMPAIRYDQRADERSWRAMTDLFDEVF
- a CDS encoding response regulator, which produces MNATESVRPYDVLLADDDPGDAMLVSEAFLARGIGPSLHTVQDGVAALDYLRDPARRRPDLIILDLNMPRMDGRETLAAIKTDAALRSIPVVVLTTSDAPDDVASSYDLHANAYVCKPSDLDAFLGAVQSIDDFYLGLVKLTQH